From one Caminicella sporogenes DSM 14501 genomic stretch:
- a CDS encoding DUF3866 family protein codes for MLNLKVGKVVKICSIRKNCIEVLVKINEKLEKAIAYNIFVNNLKVGNWVIVNTTAVDLNLGTGGYHYVLSNLNNMTVESKCKGHIMKLRYTPLQIKVYACEEQDSSYHEIFNNFDSLNNMPVLIGGLHSILPPVTVVLKKYNRNLKICYIMTDGGALPIDFSENVFFLKEKGYIDGTITIGHSFGGDYECVNIYNALIAAKNIMNCDICIVSMGPGIVGTGTKYGFTGIEQGYIIDAVNTLGGFPICIPRISFKDKRLRHFGLSHHTITVLSEISKTSSNLVIPKFDDWRLKYIIKQINDNKIHIKHNIYYMDFNDIINVLENSDIIMNTMGRNFKSDFEYFISAGVNAKYVAEKMSCRV; via the coding sequence ATGTTAAACTTAAAAGTTGGAAAAGTTGTAAAAATTTGCAGTATAAGAAAAAACTGTATAGAAGTTTTAGTTAAAATAAATGAAAAATTAGAAAAGGCGATTGCATATAATATTTTTGTAAATAATTTAAAAGTTGGAAACTGGGTAATTGTTAATACTACGGCAGTAGACTTAAATCTGGGAACGGGAGGATACCATTATGTACTCAGTAATTTAAACAATATGACTGTTGAAAGTAAATGTAAAGGACATATTATGAAATTACGCTATACACCTTTGCAAATCAAAGTTTATGCTTGTGAAGAACAAGATAGCAGTTATCATGAAATATTTAATAACTTTGATTCTTTAAATAATATGCCCGTTTTAATTGGAGGGCTTCATAGTATATTACCACCTGTAACAGTAGTTTTAAAAAAATATAATAGAAATTTGAAGATATGTTATATTATGACTGATGGTGGTGCACTTCCAATTGATTTTAGTGAAAATGTCTTTTTTTTAAAAGAAAAAGGATATATTGATGGTACTATAACGATTGGACATTCTTTTGGTGGTGATTATGAATGTGTAAACATTTATAATGCTTTAATTGCAGCTAAAAATATAATGAATTGTGATATATGCATAGTATCAATGGGACCGGGGATAGTTGGAACTGGAACCAAATATGGTTTTACAGGAATTGAACAAGGATATATAATTGATGCAGTTAATACTTTAGGGGGATTTCCAATTTGTATTCCTCGGATAAGTTTTAAAGACAAGAGATTAAGACATTTTGGGTTAAGTCATCATACTATAACTGTTCTAAGTGAGATTTCAAAGACATCATCAAATTTAGTTATTCCTAAATTTGATGATTGGAGGCTTAAATATATTATTAAGCAAATTAATGACAATAAAATTCACATAAAACATAATATATATTATATGGATTTTAATGATATAATAAATGTATTAGAAAACTCTGATATAATTATGAATACTATGGGTAGAAATTTTAAAAGTGATTTTGAATATTTTATCAGTGCAGGAGTTAATGCTAAATATGTTGCTGAAAAAATGAGTTGTAGAGTATAA
- a CDS encoding glycosyltransferase family 2 protein — protein sequence MNISVLIPAYNEEKRIGKTIESVKKSRYVNHIVVIDDGSKDDTAYIAKKFGVCVIRLNTNKGKGYALSCGLKCVTNKSDIVVFLDADLGESAIEVDKLIKPLLRNECDVTIAKFKTFGNKKGGFGFVKFLSKKGVKYFTDIDFDNSLSGQRAFKVEVLKKIKKIPKKFGVEVGMTIDILNLGYSIKQVEVDMKHRITGRDIKGFLHRSRQFYEILTTLLLRALRCNK from the coding sequence ATGAATATATCTGTACTCATACCTGCTTATAATGAAGAAAAAAGAATAGGAAAAACAATTGAATCTGTAAAGAAATCGAGGTACGTAAATCACATAGTAGTAATAGATGACGGTTCAAAAGATGATACAGCTTATATAGCAAAAAAATTTGGAGTATGTGTTATACGTTTAAATACAAATAAAGGCAAGGGTTATGCACTAAGTTGTGGATTAAAATGCGTAACTAATAAAAGTGATATAGTAGTATTTTTAGATGCTGATTTAGGAGAGAGTGCCATAGAAGTAGATAAATTAATAAAGCCTTTATTAAGAAATGAATGTGATGTAACTATTGCAAAATTTAAAACTTTTGGAAATAAAAAAGGAGGATTTGGATTTGTAAAATTTTTATCCAAAAAAGGAGTTAAATATTTTACAGATATAGATTTTGATAATAGTCTTTCAGGTCAAAGAGCATTTAAGGTAGAAGTTTTAAAAAAAATAAAAAAGATACCTAAAAAATTTGGAGTAGAAGTAGGAATGACAATAGATATATTAAACTTAGGATATTCTATTAAGCAAGTAGAAGTTGATATGAAGCATAGAATAACAGGTCGTGATATAAAAGGATTTTTACACAGAAGTAGGCAATTTTATGAAATCTTAACTACTTTGTTATTAAGAGCATTGAGGTGTAATAAATGA
- a CDS encoding NUDIX hydrolase: protein MINERTIKSDKIYQGKIINLRVDTVELPDKKYSKREIVEHPGGVAILPITKDNKIIMVKQYRKSVEEKLLEIPAGKLEIGEEPKECAKRELLEETGYTSENIEYLFKFYTSPGFSNEVISLFIAKNLEKGEARPDEDEYIEIKEYEIEELLEMIKNGEIKDAKTIIAILYIKNSLNM, encoded by the coding sequence ATGATTAATGAAAGAACAATAAAATCTGATAAAATATATCAGGGAAAAATAATTAATTTAAGAGTAGATACAGTAGAACTTCCTGATAAAAAATATTCTAAGAGGGAAATTGTAGAACATCCCGGTGGAGTGGCAATATTACCTATAACAAAAGACAATAAAATTATTATGGTCAAACAATACAGAAAATCAGTAGAAGAAAAGCTACTTGAAATCCCAGCAGGGAAGTTGGAGATAGGAGAAGAGCCAAAAGAATGTGCTAAGAGAGAGCTTTTAGAAGAAACTGGATATACAAGTGAAAATATAGAATATTTATTCAAGTTTTATACTTCTCCGGGTTTTTCAAATGAAGTAATCAGTCTTTTTATAGCTAAAAATTTGGAAAAGGGAGAAGCAAGGCCAGATGAAGATGAATACATAGAAATAAAAGAATATGAAATTGAAGAGCTTTTAGAAATGATTAAAAATGGAGAAATAAAAGATGCTAAGACAATAATAGCAATATTGTATATAAAAAATTCATTGAATATGTAA